Proteins encoded together in one Halarsenatibacter silvermanii window:
- a CDS encoding NAD(P)-dependent malic enzyme — MSADKNNQNKEKKMTEEELLAQAEEPAEKALEMHPFYQGKLEVSLKAPVRNYDDFAIWYTPGVAASCRKIAENTEEVYRQTNRGNMVAVVTNGTRVLGLGDIGPEAALPVMEGKSLLFKYLGGVDAYPICLDIRDTEEFVSTVKALQPSLGGINLEDISNPECFRILERLREECDIPVFHDDQQGTACVTIAGLINAFRYVDKDIRQAQIALIGAGAANVATLRLLTAYGVPAGNIIMSDSSGILHEGRLDNIEEKYREKRRICRETNAENITGDIPDALAGSDAVVALAAPGPDLIQPEWIQNMAEDPIIFACANPIPEIWPWEARKAGAAVVATGRSDFANQVNNSLGFPAIFRGVLDVHADSISDEMCIAAAEELADFAAEDGVDPDKILPTMEEKEVYYRVAAATAEQAIKEGRARREKTREEVYESARQKIERAQKQTQTLMDAKVIPEFEQ, encoded by the coding sequence GTGAGTGCAGATAAAAATAATCAGAATAAAGAAAAAAAGATGACCGAAGAAGAACTGCTGGCCCAAGCGGAAGAACCGGCTGAAAAAGCTCTGGAGATGCATCCCTTTTATCAGGGCAAGCTGGAGGTTTCTCTGAAGGCTCCGGTAAGAAATTATGACGATTTTGCCATCTGGTATACTCCCGGGGTGGCCGCATCCTGCCGGAAGATAGCGGAAAATACCGAGGAAGTCTACCGCCAGACCAACCGCGGTAATATGGTAGCGGTTGTAACAAACGGCACCCGGGTGCTGGGACTGGGCGATATCGGTCCGGAAGCGGCGCTGCCCGTTATGGAGGGGAAATCGCTGCTCTTTAAATATCTGGGCGGGGTCGATGCCTATCCGATCTGTCTTGACATACGGGATACTGAGGAATTCGTGAGTACTGTCAAAGCTTTACAGCCCTCGCTTGGCGGCATAAATCTAGAGGATATCTCCAACCCCGAGTGCTTCCGCATTCTGGAAAGATTGCGGGAGGAATGCGATATTCCCGTCTTCCACGATGATCAACAGGGCACAGCCTGTGTTACCATAGCCGGGTTAATAAATGCTTTTCGTTACGTGGATAAGGATATCCGTCAGGCGCAGATAGCTCTGATCGGGGCCGGCGCGGCCAACGTAGCAACCCTGCGTCTATTGACCGCCTACGGCGTACCGGCCGGCAATATAATCATGAGCGACAGCAGCGGAATTCTACATGAAGGCCGCCTGGATAATATCGAAGAGAAATATCGCGAAAAGCGCCGCATCTGCCGCGAGACCAATGCTGAAAATATAACCGGTGACATTCCCGATGCGTTAGCCGGAAGCGATGCTGTGGTGGCGCTGGCCGCGCCAGGACCCGATCTGATCCAGCCGGAATGGATACAGAATATGGCTGAAGACCCTATTATTTTTGCCTGCGCCAATCCTATCCCGGAAATCTGGCCCTGGGAAGCAAGAAAAGCAGGGGCAGCTGTAGTGGCCACCGGCCGCTCTGATTTTGCCAACCAGGTTAACAACTCGCTGGGATTTCCCGCTATTTTTCGCGGGGTGCTGGATGTGCACGCTGACAGCATTTCAGATGAGATGTGCATAGCTGCTGCTGAAGAACTTGCCGACTTTGCCGCTGAGGATGGCGTGGATCCCGATAAAATCCTGCCCACCATGGAAGAAAAGGAAGTATATTACCGTGTGGCCGCGGCTACAGCCGAACAGGCAATAAAGGAGGGCAGAGCCCGCCGCGAAAAAACCCGGGAGGAAGTTTATGAAAGCGCCCGACAAAAAATTGAACGAGCTCAGAAGCAGACACAAACTCTGATGGATGCAAAAGTCATCCCTGAATTTGAGCAATAA
- a CDS encoding tryptophanase, with amino-acid sequence MDGDFKAEPFKIKAVEPIQLIPRREREEAIQKVGYNLFSLNSDQVYIDLLTDSGTGAMSDRQWAGLMQGDESYAGSDNYQKLVAVVQELFDYEYTIPAHQGRGAEQVLFPLLAGKGQYGISNMHFDTTKAHVELAGAKAVDMFTENAVETGKYHPFKGNLDVEKAEEFIQEKGTEKIAFIIMTITCNSAGGQPVSLENIKNTKLLADRYDIPLLLDAARFAENAYFIKQREEGYQDKTIKTIVKEMFSYAEAFTLSAKKDAIANIGGLIGIKDDEKLYKRARSRSVPLEGFPTYGGLAGRDMEAIARGLREVIQLEYLDYRIGQVKYLGDNLREAGIPIQYPVGGHAVFVDAGKMAPHIPHNQFPGQALGVELYKEAGVRGVEVGTLLLGRDPDTGENLQAPLELLRLAIPRRVYTDNHLDVVTEGMKRVRDKADQLSGLKFTYEPEVLRHFTAKFEPVK; translated from the coding sequence TTGGATGGAGATTTCAAAGCTGAACCTTTCAAAATCAAAGCAGTAGAACCTATTCAGCTGATTCCCCGCCGGGAAAGAGAAGAGGCGATTCAAAAGGTCGGTTACAATCTATTTTCGCTCAACTCCGATCAGGTCTATATCGATTTATTGACGGACAGCGGCACCGGAGCTATGAGTGATAGACAGTGGGCCGGTTTAATGCAGGGCGATGAATCCTACGCCGGCAGCGACAATTATCAGAAGCTGGTAGCCGTTGTTCAGGAACTTTTTGATTATGAATATACGATACCCGCTCATCAGGGGCGTGGAGCCGAGCAGGTTTTGTTCCCGCTTTTGGCCGGGAAGGGGCAGTACGGAATAAGTAATATGCATTTTGATACCACCAAAGCACACGTCGAATTAGCAGGAGCGAAAGCGGTCGATATGTTTACGGAAAACGCGGTGGAAACCGGCAAATATCATCCTTTTAAGGGAAATCTGGATGTAGAAAAAGCAGAAGAATTCATTCAGGAAAAGGGAACAGAAAAAATAGCTTTTATTATTATGACCATAACCTGCAACAGCGCCGGCGGCCAGCCCGTTTCACTTGAGAACATAAAAAATACCAAACTTCTGGCCGACAGGTATGATATACCGCTTTTGCTCGATGCCGCCCGGTTTGCGGAAAATGCCTATTTCATCAAACAGCGGGAAGAAGGTTATCAGGATAAAACCATCAAAACCATCGTAAAGGAAATGTTCAGCTATGCCGAAGCTTTCACCCTGAGCGCCAAGAAAGATGCTATCGCAAACATCGGTGGACTGATAGGCATCAAAGATGATGAAAAACTTTATAAACGAGCCCGTTCACGATCAGTCCCTCTGGAAGGCTTTCCGACCTATGGGGGGCTGGCAGGGCGGGATATGGAAGCTATCGCCCGGGGGCTGCGTGAGGTAATTCAGCTGGAATATTTGGATTACAGGATAGGTCAGGTTAAATATCTGGGAGATAATCTGCGCGAGGCAGGAATTCCCATCCAGTACCCTGTAGGAGGACATGCAGTTTTCGTCGATGCAGGCAAAATGGCACCGCACATCCCTCATAACCAATTTCCGGGCCAGGCTTTAGGTGTTGAACTTTATAAAGAGGCCGGGGTGCGCGGAGTGGAAGTGGGAACGCTGCTTCTGGGCAGAGATCCAGATACCGGAGAGAATTTGCAGGCTCCTTTAGAGCTGCTGCGGCTGGCAATCCCTCGCCGGGTCTATACGGACAATCACCTGGATGTGGTGACTGAAGGTATGAAACGCGTCCGTGATAAAGCCGATCAGCTCAGCGGCTTGAAATTCACATACGAGCCCGAGGTTTTGCGCCACTTTACCGCAAAATTTGAGCCGGTTAAATAA
- a CDS encoding L-lactate permease: protein MEFTLSYWLISMLPVIVLLLFISYWRISSQISAVISLALAAALAYGVFQLEPAHMLLSAGKGTFLSLYVILILLGGILIFKVVDKAGGFNSLEAYITELGGDSTVKLLGLSWALSGFIQGITGFGMPVAIVGAMLTGIGYKPLIALTTVLIGHSWAISFGSMGSSFYALQLVTGLPAVRLATVMALLFFMPIFTTGLFTVHVYGGLPAIKRELKYIIPATLIMGSMKVFAAVMGFPHIGSLLAGLCGSAFFLGVLLYRTDEEIDMPAKMMSLKAALFPYILLILSVLIAQLPPVDALLPGWEISLSFPGFTSGLGYEVAAEPEFSPIGLFSHPFTFLLVATFIGIIFYLFEGELEKENVTSIFTEGIIQARSSMITVFLLMILAQLMNDSGMIYMFAQGMAAFSGGFFPVLSPVIGILGAFLTGSNTSSNVLFGPFQVDTAVILNYSEYMIASTQSIGGSLGSAIAPAKILMGTAIVGVGGKEGELIKKGLGYTLTSGLLAGFVVLLLAQIL from the coding sequence ATGGAATTCACGTTATCATACTGGTTGATCTCTATGCTGCCGGTAATTGTGCTCTTACTATTCATATCTTACTGGCGTATTTCTTCGCAAATTTCTGCTGTAATAAGTTTAGCTCTGGCGGCAGCGCTGGCTTATGGCGTATTTCAGCTTGAGCCGGCTCATATGCTTCTTTCCGCCGGCAAGGGGACTTTTCTCAGCCTCTATGTAATACTGATTCTTCTCGGCGGTATTCTTATCTTCAAAGTGGTGGATAAAGCCGGTGGTTTTAACTCGCTCGAAGCCTATATCACCGAACTGGGAGGTGACAGCACTGTCAAACTTCTCGGTTTGAGCTGGGCACTTTCCGGCTTCATTCAGGGAATCACCGGTTTCGGCATGCCGGTAGCTATAGTGGGAGCTATGTTGACCGGTATAGGCTACAAGCCGCTGATAGCTTTGACCACCGTTTTGATCGGGCATTCCTGGGCTATCAGTTTCGGATCTATGGGATCGTCTTTTTATGCTCTGCAGCTGGTCACAGGACTGCCGGCTGTCAGGCTGGCCACCGTCATGGCTTTGCTATTTTTTATGCCTATCTTCACCACGGGGCTTTTTACCGTTCATGTTTACGGCGGCCTTCCGGCTATCAAAAGAGAGCTCAAATATATTATTCCGGCAACTCTGATTATGGGATCGATGAAAGTTTTTGCTGCTGTCATGGGTTTTCCTCATATAGGTTCGCTTTTAGCCGGACTTTGCGGCTCGGCCTTTTTTCTGGGAGTGCTGCTTTATCGCACCGATGAGGAAATCGATATGCCGGCGAAAATGATGAGTCTCAAGGCGGCTCTCTTTCCTTATATATTGTTAATTCTCAGCGTGCTGATCGCCCAGCTCCCGCCCGTAGATGCGCTTTTGCCCGGCTGGGAGATATCGCTTTCTTTTCCCGGTTTCACCAGCGGCCTGGGCTATGAAGTTGCCGCCGAACCCGAATTTTCACCGATCGGCCTCTTCAGCCATCCTTTTACCTTCCTTTTGGTGGCCACTTTCATAGGGATTATTTTTTATCTGTTCGAGGGAGAGCTGGAAAAAGAGAATGTGACTTCTATCTTCACAGAAGGGATCATTCAGGCCAGATCTTCCATGATCACCGTATTTCTTTTGATGATACTGGCCCAGCTCATGAATGATTCTGGCATGATATATATGTTTGCTCAGGGCATGGCTGCCTTCAGCGGAGGGTTTTTCCCGGTTTTATCCCCGGTGATCGGCATACTGGGAGCTTTTCTCACCGGCAGCAACACCAGTTCAAATGTTCTCTTTGGTCCCTTCCAGGTGGACACGGCCGTCATCCTCAATTATTCTGAATATATGATCGCTTCGACTCAATCGATCGGCGGCTCCCTGGGATCTGCCATAGCTCCTGCCAAAATATTGATGGGAACAGCAATCGTGGGCGTGGGCGGAAAAGAAGGAGAACTGATCAAAAAGGGTCTGGGGTATACCCTGACAAGCGGCCTGCTGGCTGGTTTTGTGGTTCTGCTGCTGGCTCAGATATTGTGA